The Algoriphagus sp. TR-M9 genome has a window encoding:
- a CDS encoding HmuY family protein: MQQYHFLTLTALLAGVTLLSSCGEDDPEPVIIPPTESGLIEVDGGGAAYPNTAFIDLSKGTQTSVSRDSWDLAFATGSEFKVLINGTTGAMASATGETDINAVSTAAMSAADSAALVLSFTNLEGILHVDDPSMPLSKPAIAAVSATEASNEVYFLSRGASGVDAKPWKKIRIIRNGDGYTLQHAAGDATDFTSVDIGKDSDYNFVYFSFENGVVEVEPAKDTWDISWTAGTSSTPFPQATNGTLAYFFQDLIYQNIYGGSAVSEVLEEDIAYENFSVQDAETLPFNSTDRLTIGSNWRAGGGPSSSPAVKEDRYYVVKDSENNIYKVRFLSLTKDGERGKPSFEFELVTEEL; encoded by the coding sequence ATGCAACAGTATCATTTTCTAACACTTACAGCCCTCCTTGCAGGTGTAACTCTCCTTTCATCCTGCGGTGAGGATGATCCAGAACCGGTAATTATACCACCAACAGAATCCGGCCTGATCGAAGTAGATGGTGGCGGAGCAGCGTATCCCAATACCGCGTTTATTGACTTGAGTAAAGGGACTCAAACTTCTGTAAGCAGGGACTCATGGGATTTGGCATTTGCCACAGGATCGGAATTCAAAGTTCTGATCAATGGAACTACGGGAGCTATGGCTTCAGCCACAGGTGAGACTGATATCAACGCAGTATCGACTGCAGCTATGAGTGCAGCTGACTCTGCGGCTTTGGTTTTAAGCTTTACAAATCTGGAAGGGATTCTTCATGTGGACGATCCTTCCATGCCGCTTTCTAAGCCTGCAATTGCTGCCGTTAGCGCTACCGAAGCAAGCAATGAAGTTTATTTTCTTTCCAGAGGTGCTAGTGGAGTGGATGCAAAACCTTGGAAAAAAATCAGAATCATCAGAAATGGAGATGGATATACCTTACAGCATGCAGCTGGAGACGCAACTGATTTTACCTCTGTTGACATTGGGAAAGACAGCGATTACAATTTCGTCTATTTCAGTTTTGAAAACGGCGTTGTAGAGGTAGAACCAGCCAAAGACACATGGGATATTTCCTGGACAGCTGGCACTTCTTCTACCCCATTTCCCCAGGCGACCAATGGAACTTTAGCATACTTTTTTCAAGATTTAATCTACCAAAACATCTATGGTGGCAGTGCTGTATCGGAAGTATTGGAAGAAGATATTGCTTATGAGAACTTTAGCGTGCAGGATGCCGAAACCTTACCATTCAATAGCACGGATCGACTTACAATTGGGTCAAACTGGAGAGCCGGTGGAGGACCTAGCAGTTCGCCTGCTGTGAAAGAAGATCGATATTACGTAGTAAAAGATTCGGAAAACAACATTTACAAAGTAAGATTCCTTTCATTGACAAAAGACGGAGAAAGAGGCAAGCCAAGCTTCGAATTTGAGTTGGTGACTGAAGAATTGTAA
- a CDS encoding TonB-dependent receptor, giving the protein MHRFDLNKHFLLTFCLLFCATLFTEAQTGLKGKVVDEKGDGIPHATIWLEIGKGEVADEQGNFTLTQFPKDGKLKISAVGFETLWATWPAGKSSEIFTLSSSTSDLETVVVTGSFEPQSAKQSVYQVRTIGSEVIQNRAPSNIQEVLNTELGIRFSQDNALGSSNMELLGMSGQNVKVLIDGIPMVGRQGTSNEININQIDINRIERVEIVEGPMSVVYGADALAGVINIITKSDDGEKFDLKARVQEETVGNEYSPFDGKGTHIRSVTGNFRLINWDFGASFSQNNFGGWKGEKTGRDYEWLPKDQNFLNLKAGWGKESLNLDYQLDFLDETVFAYGPDARLEVLDQEFITTRWMHRLSGRWDTNEKFGLTWQGAFTDYTRESETWVSNVRTGEHFQSQAPGANSTIEYSGFSWRMIGDWKIANKFKLQPGIDLNLEEGSGERITENGGIQDYAVFLSGEWSPFSSIKMKPGLRKSWNSAYDAPALIPSLNTKFALNKNLDLRVAYANGFRAPSIRELHFNFFDASHSITGNPDLKAETSNSFNGSLDWKSQLNPTWKISTVFGAFYNDVKDRIAYGQDPNDIQVTTLFNVERYKTAGFTLNHTESFKNLSANVGFSYIGRYNLLSEEQTIVPEMSWTPEVNTNLTYQILPWKTTATLFYKYTGALPGYETIADSEGNPSAKEIMLDGYHWMDISFKKDFGKHLSVNAGARNILDVKQISSTSEGGDAHGGGSQRPVGYGRSYFLGLTYQLNQ; this is encoded by the coding sequence ATGCATAGATTTGATCTAAATAAACATTTCCTTCTCACGTTTTGCCTTCTGTTTTGCGCTACACTATTTACCGAGGCCCAGACTGGCTTGAAAGGAAAAGTAGTGGATGAAAAAGGAGATGGGATTCCCCACGCTACGATTTGGCTGGAAATTGGTAAAGGAGAAGTGGCTGATGAGCAGGGAAATTTCACGCTTACTCAGTTTCCCAAAGATGGCAAACTCAAAATCTCAGCGGTGGGATTTGAAACCCTTTGGGCAACTTGGCCAGCAGGAAAAAGCTCAGAAATCTTCACCCTAAGCTCCTCCACTTCCGATCTGGAAACGGTGGTAGTCACGGGAAGTTTTGAACCGCAATCTGCCAAGCAATCCGTCTATCAAGTACGGACAATCGGCTCCGAAGTCATTCAAAACCGGGCTCCAAGCAATATTCAAGAAGTTTTGAATACTGAGCTCGGCATCCGTTTTTCACAAGACAATGCACTTGGATCCAGTAATATGGAACTGCTTGGAATGTCCGGCCAGAATGTGAAAGTCCTCATCGATGGTATTCCTATGGTTGGCCGCCAAGGAACTTCCAATGAGATCAACATCAATCAAATCGACATCAACCGCATCGAGCGGGTGGAGATCGTAGAAGGTCCGATGTCTGTAGTCTATGGCGCTGATGCGTTGGCAGGTGTGATCAATATCATTACAAAGTCTGATGATGGGGAAAAATTTGATCTCAAAGCCAGAGTGCAGGAGGAAACAGTCGGTAATGAGTACAGTCCATTTGACGGAAAAGGCACTCATATCAGAAGTGTGACTGGAAACTTTCGATTGATAAACTGGGATTTCGGCGCATCATTTTCGCAGAACAATTTCGGAGGGTGGAAAGGTGAAAAAACCGGAAGAGACTATGAATGGCTTCCGAAAGATCAGAACTTTTTAAACCTGAAAGCCGGCTGGGGTAAGGAATCCCTAAATCTGGACTATCAGCTGGACTTCTTGGATGAGACAGTTTTCGCTTATGGGCCTGATGCACGTCTGGAAGTGCTGGATCAGGAATTCATCACTACCCGCTGGATGCATAGACTGAGCGGAAGATGGGATACGAATGAGAAATTCGGTTTGACTTGGCAAGGAGCATTTACAGATTACACTAGAGAGAGTGAAACTTGGGTGAGTAATGTGAGAACCGGAGAGCATTTCCAGTCACAAGCGCCTGGAGCAAATTCCACCATCGAATATTCTGGTTTCAGCTGGAGAATGATCGGCGACTGGAAAATAGCTAACAAATTCAAATTACAACCAGGGATCGATCTTAATCTGGAAGAAGGATCGGGAGAGCGAATCACAGAAAATGGAGGAATTCAAGATTATGCAGTCTTCCTATCCGGAGAATGGTCGCCTTTTTCCTCAATAAAAATGAAACCCGGTCTACGCAAAAGCTGGAATTCTGCTTACGATGCCCCAGCTTTGATACCTTCTTTGAACACCAAGTTTGCGCTGAATAAAAATCTGGATCTCAGAGTAGCTTACGCAAATGGCTTTAGAGCGCCATCAATCCGTGAATTGCACTTCAACTTCTTTGACGCAAGTCACAGCATCACCGGAAATCCGGATCTGAAAGCCGAAACTTCAAACAGTTTTAACGGCTCACTAGATTGGAAATCACAGCTCAATCCAACTTGGAAAATCTCAACTGTTTTTGGCGCTTTTTACAATGATGTCAAAGACAGAATCGCTTACGGTCAAGACCCAAATGACATTCAAGTCACCACGCTCTTTAATGTGGAGCGATACAAAACCGCTGGTTTTACGCTGAACCATACAGAAAGCTTTAAGAATCTTTCGGCAAATGTGGGTTTCTCCTATATCGGCAGGTACAATTTGCTTTCTGAGGAACAAACTATAGTTCCGGAAATGAGCTGGACTCCAGAAGTCAACACGAATTTGACTTATCAGATTTTGCCCTGGAAAACCACCGCAACTCTCTTCTACAAATACACGGGAGCACTTCCTGGCTATGAAACTATAGCTGACTCTGAGGGGAACCCGTCTGCCAAAGAAATTATGCTGGACGGGTACCATTGGATGGATATTTCTTTCAAAAAGGATTTTGGGAAGCATCTCTCTGTCAATGCCGGAGCAAGAAACATCCTGGATGTAAAACAAATCAGTAGCACTTCCGAAGGCGGAGACGCCCATGGAGGCGGAAGCCAAAGACCTGTTGGCTATGGAAGATCCTATTTCCTAGGCCTCACCTATCAATTAAATCAATAA
- a CDS encoding hemin-degrading factor: METIQESAQSLKQAWENLKESEPQLRIRDAAAKLGVSEAQLLATGIGAKVIRLTDNFTEQLEEFPKLGRVMSLTRSEGCVLEHKGPFQKIEMHAAGPHKIATVIGPIEQRVFFAGWKFGFAVTTETPRGTMKSLQYFDKAGEAIMKVYLQEKSNPEAYEELVNNNTTAEQSAELELEAFPAPEYVSREKLDFEGFSKDWETMKDTHDFFGMLRKYKLNRQDAVKWIDDKWAYEIDRLSARKIVQTAAETKLPIMIFAGNKGNIQIHQGKVQTIRQMGDWLNVLDPNFNMHLNENVVDKAYVVHKNTEDGLVSAVELFDKEGEMVAQFFGLRKPGLPQKPEWKALVDSL; the protein is encoded by the coding sequence ATGGAAACTATTCAAGAATCCGCACAATCCTTAAAGCAAGCATGGGAAAACCTGAAAGAGTCTGAACCACAACTTAGAATCCGTGATGCGGCTGCCAAACTTGGTGTGTCGGAAGCTCAACTTTTAGCGACCGGTATCGGCGCAAAGGTGATTCGTCTGACTGATAATTTCACTGAGCAATTAGAAGAATTCCCAAAACTCGGCCGGGTGATGTCCTTGACCAGAAGTGAAGGTTGTGTATTGGAGCATAAAGGCCCATTCCAGAAAATCGAAATGCATGCTGCCGGACCACACAAGATCGCTACGGTGATCGGACCTATCGAGCAACGTGTGTTTTTCGCAGGTTGGAAATTTGGCTTTGCGGTGACTACCGAAACTCCCCGCGGTACTATGAAGAGCTTGCAGTACTTCGACAAAGCCGGTGAGGCGATCATGAAAGTTTACTTGCAGGAAAAATCAAATCCAGAGGCTTACGAGGAATTGGTGAATAACAATACAACCGCTGAACAATCTGCGGAATTGGAACTTGAAGCTTTCCCGGCTCCAGAATACGTTTCGAGAGAAAAATTGGACTTCGAAGGGTTCTCCAAAGACTGGGAAACGATGAAGGATACCCATGATTTCTTTGGTATGCTTCGCAAGTACAAACTGAACAGACAAGATGCTGTAAAGTGGATTGATGATAAGTGGGCGTATGAGATCGACAGACTTTCTGCACGAAAAATCGTCCAAACTGCCGCTGAAACCAAGCTTCCTATCATGATTTTCGCAGGAAACAAAGGCAACATCCAAATCCACCAGGGCAAAGTGCAAACAATCCGGCAGATGGGTGATTGGCTGAATGTGCTAGATCCTAATTTCAATATGCATTTAAATGAAAATGTAGTGGACAAAGCCTATGTCGTTCACAAAAACACAGAAGATGGATTGGTATCTGCAGTGGAGCTTTTCGACAAAGAAGGTGAAATGGTCGCTCAGTTTTTCGGTCTGAGAAAGCCTGGACTACCTCAGAAACCTGAGTGGAAAGCATTGGTAGATAGCCTTTAA
- a CDS encoding heme ABC transporter ATP-binding protein yields the protein MMLQASNVHFCIRQRPIVDEVSLELNPGEILAVLGPNGAGKSTFFKLLSGEIKCKHGSVGYNGHEINKLKARELAAVRAVMPQHTQVNFPFTVQEVVELGHITTKVKQPAKLIKEVLEATNTSHLKDQVFNHLSGGEKQRVQLARVLVQIWETKPFPRYLLLDEPTSSLDIAQQHAVLKILQTLKSRNIGILVILHELNLAAQYADKIALLKNGIIAKTGTVKEVLEEKILEQVFGHPIQLIQNPVTGGLLISAAAQVNTSQPTFKQA from the coding sequence CTGATGCTTCAAGCTTCTAATGTACATTTTTGCATTCGCCAAAGACCCATCGTAGATGAAGTCAGTTTGGAGCTGAATCCAGGGGAAATTCTGGCTGTTTTAGGACCAAATGGTGCGGGCAAATCCACTTTCTTCAAATTGCTTTCGGGCGAAATCAAATGCAAGCATGGCTCTGTAGGATATAATGGCCATGAAATCAATAAACTAAAAGCGCGTGAACTCGCAGCCGTGAGAGCAGTGATGCCACAGCATACCCAAGTCAATTTTCCATTTACAGTACAAGAAGTAGTGGAACTTGGACACATCACTACTAAAGTAAAACAGCCTGCAAAACTAATCAAGGAAGTTTTGGAAGCTACCAATACTTCTCACTTGAAAGATCAGGTATTCAACCATCTTTCCGGAGGAGAAAAGCAACGGGTACAATTGGCGAGAGTGCTGGTTCAAATCTGGGAGACAAAGCCTTTCCCCAGGTATTTGCTCCTTGACGAACCAACTTCCAGTTTGGACATCGCGCAGCAGCATGCAGTTTTGAAAATCCTGCAGACATTAAAATCCCGAAATATCGGAATCCTGGTGATCCTCCACGAGTTGAATCTTGCGGCTCAATACGCCGACAAAATTGCTTTGCTGAAAAATGGCATAATTGCCAAAACAGGTACAGTAAAAGAAGTTCTGGAGGAAAAAATCCTGGAACAGGTATTCGGTCACCCTATTCAATTAATACAAAACCCTGTCACCGGCGGTCTGCTCATATCCGCTGCGGCGCAGGTAAACACATCTCAACCCACATTTAAACAAGCCTAA
- a CDS encoding FecCD family ABC transporter permease, whose translation MNFALSHTKIQSQNLTLLGFGLVLVLVLIASLSLGAFSIPFPQTLAILLDQIGISLGTFEVQQANVLLQIRMPRVLMALLVGGGLGIAGAALQGMFRNPLVEPGLIGVSTGSALFAVIFMVLVPTVSSLAWIKTLGLPLFAFVGGLICVTAVYQLSKSQGRTDAATLILAGVAINALAAALIGLVLFFADDSALRSFTFWSLGDLGGATWPKIPVSLILIGVPSILLLFNSRPLNALALGEQEAFHMGVNVQQVKVRLLICSALIVGVGVSMVGMIGFVGLVVPHLIRILLGADHRLVLPGSFLLGAILMNFADLIARVIVIPAEMPIGVITALIGAPFFIWLIFNLNKTKN comes from the coding sequence ATGAATTTCGCCCTGAGTCATACTAAGATCCAAAGTCAAAACCTCACCTTATTGGGGTTTGGTTTGGTCCTAGTTTTGGTTTTAATCGCATCTCTTTCTCTGGGTGCATTTAGCATACCATTTCCACAGACCCTTGCGATCTTACTTGACCAAATCGGAATCTCATTAGGAACTTTCGAAGTCCAACAAGCGAATGTGCTCCTACAAATCCGCATGCCTCGCGTTCTGATGGCTTTGCTGGTAGGTGGAGGATTAGGAATAGCCGGAGCCGCTTTGCAAGGTATGTTCAGAAATCCCTTGGTAGAACCCGGACTAATAGGAGTGAGCACCGGCTCAGCTTTATTTGCAGTGATTTTCATGGTACTGGTGCCCACTGTTTCTTCTTTGGCTTGGATCAAAACTTTGGGATTGCCGCTCTTTGCATTTGTTGGCGGATTAATCTGTGTAACGGCAGTTTATCAACTATCCAAATCCCAGGGAAGAACCGATGCTGCCACATTGATTTTGGCCGGTGTGGCCATCAATGCACTGGCAGCGGCATTGATAGGATTGGTTTTGTTTTTCGCCGATGATTCAGCTTTGCGAAGCTTCACTTTCTGGAGCTTAGGCGACTTGGGCGGAGCCACATGGCCAAAAATCCCGGTGAGCCTTATACTTATAGGAGTACCATCTATTCTATTATTATTCAATTCAAGACCACTCAATGCTCTGGCACTCGGAGAGCAGGAAGCTTTCCACATGGGCGTAAATGTGCAGCAAGTCAAAGTTCGCTTACTCATTTGTAGTGCTTTGATCGTAGGAGTTGGAGTTTCCATGGTGGGAATGATTGGCTTTGTAGGCTTGGTCGTGCCGCATTTGATCAGAATTCTCTTGGGTGCCGATCATAGATTGGTACTTCCGGGTTCATTCCTGCTAGGAGCAATACTGATGAACTTTGCGGATCTGATCGCTAGAGTGATTGTAATTCCAGCCGAAATGCCCATAGGTGTCATCACCGCCTTGATAGGCGCTCCCTTCTTTATCTGGCTTATTTTCAACCTAAATAAAACTAAAAACTGA
- a CDS encoding heme/hemin ABC transporter substrate-binding protein yields MLKRFLPLFTLIIAACTASSQKEEHSLTERKIITAGGTITEVVHALGYTDQIIATDLTSTYPSSMQDLPSIGYRNQIKAEGILALGPDLVLIEEGYLNPDVVTQLKAAQTNIQVFTKPTSVEGTKKLVTDISAFFEAEEKGMEINASIDADIADLNAYLESQESQPKAIFIMARGPETVFIAGDQTFASEMFKLAKIKGIATGFDEFAPMTPESLVSMNPEFLVFFESGIQSVGGKDGLVAIQGIDQTTAFKEDHIVALDGQYLSGFGPRVGKAALDLAKAVRQ; encoded by the coding sequence ATGTTAAAGCGTTTCCTGCCCCTTTTCACGCTGATCATCGCCGCCTGCACAGCATCTTCCCAAAAGGAGGAGCATAGCCTCACTGAGAGAAAAATCATTACCGCAGGAGGTACTATCACCGAGGTAGTGCATGCACTGGGATATACTGATCAAATCATCGCTACCGACCTTACCTCTACTTACCCTTCGAGCATGCAGGATCTTCCCTCCATAGGGTACCGAAACCAAATCAAAGCAGAGGGCATACTAGCTTTAGGCCCGGACCTAGTACTTATAGAAGAGGGCTACCTGAATCCTGATGTAGTCACTCAGCTAAAAGCCGCTCAAACAAACATCCAGGTTTTCACCAAACCTACTTCCGTGGAAGGGACCAAGAAACTGGTCACTGATATTTCGGCATTCTTCGAAGCAGAGGAAAAAGGCATGGAAATCAATGCTAGTATTGATGCAGATATCGCTGATCTCAATGCTTATTTAGAATCCCAAGAATCCCAGCCCAAAGCAATATTCATCATGGCCCGTGGTCCGGAGACGGTATTCATCGCTGGTGATCAAACATTCGCATCGGAAATGTTTAAGCTGGCGAAAATAAAAGGCATTGCCACTGGCTTCGATGAATTCGCTCCAATGACGCCAGAATCTTTGGTGTCCATGAATCCTGAATTCTTGGTATTCTTCGAATCAGGAATCCAAAGCGTAGGTGGAAAAGACGGCTTGGTAGCAATACAAGGAATAGATCAAACCACAGCCTTCAAAGAAGACCATATCGTCGCACTTGACGGACAGTACCTTTCTGGTTTTGGTCCAAGAGTAGGAAAAGCAGCATTAGACCTTGCAAAAGCCGTTCGTCAATAA
- the atpD gene encoding F0F1 ATP synthase subunit beta — translation MANIGKITQVIGPVVDVSFEGGKLPNILDAVEVTKENGQVVVMEVQQHLGEDRVRTIAMDSSEGMVRGMEVKDLGQPISVPTGEAIKGRLFNVVGEAIDGLPQVPAGKRLPIHRSAPKFEDLSTSTEVLYTGIKVIDLIEPYAKGGKIGLFGGAGVGKTVLIQELINNIAKAYAGLSVFAGVGERTREGNDLLREMIESGIVTYGDDFVHSLEEEGGWDLSKVDLKKLEDSKATFVFGQMNEPPGARARVALTGLTLAEYYRDGEGDGAGKDILFFIDNIFRFTQAGSEVSALLGRMPSAVGYQPTLATEMGAMQERITSTKNGSITSVQAVYVPADDLTDPAPATTFAHLDATTVLSRKIAELGIYPAVDPLDSTSRILSPDILGEEHYGCAQRVKEILQRYKELQDIIAILGMEELSEEDKQVVHRARRVQRFLSQPFHVAEQFTGLKGVLVDIKDTIKGFNMIMDGELDHLPEGAFNLVGSIEDAIAKGEKMLAEVK, via the coding sequence ATGGCAAATATTGGAAAGATAACTCAAGTGATCGGGCCCGTAGTGGACGTTTCCTTCGAAGGCGGCAAGCTGCCAAACATCCTTGACGCGGTAGAAGTTACCAAAGAAAATGGCCAAGTGGTCGTAATGGAAGTTCAACAGCACTTGGGTGAAGATCGAGTGAGAACTATTGCAATGGACTCATCCGAAGGGATGGTTCGCGGCATGGAAGTAAAAGATCTAGGACAGCCTATTTCTGTTCCTACCGGAGAAGCAATCAAAGGCCGACTTTTCAATGTGGTGGGTGAAGCAATCGATGGTCTTCCTCAGGTTCCTGCAGGAAAAAGACTACCTATTCATCGCTCTGCGCCAAAATTTGAAGATCTTTCTACCTCTACAGAGGTACTTTATACAGGTATTAAAGTGATTGACTTGATCGAACCTTATGCAAAAGGTGGTAAGATCGGTCTATTCGGCGGTGCAGGTGTAGGTAAAACTGTATTGATTCAGGAGTTGATCAATAACATTGCGAAAGCATACGCCGGTCTATCTGTATTTGCAGGAGTAGGTGAAAGAACAAGAGAAGGAAATGACTTGCTTCGTGAAATGATCGAGTCAGGCATCGTGACTTACGGTGATGACTTTGTGCATAGCCTGGAAGAAGAAGGCGGATGGGATCTTTCCAAAGTAGATTTGAAAAAACTAGAAGACTCAAAAGCAACCTTTGTTTTCGGTCAGATGAATGAGCCTCCAGGGGCTCGTGCACGAGTGGCCTTGACAGGATTGACTTTGGCTGAATATTATAGAGACGGAGAGGGCGATGGTGCAGGTAAGGATATCCTATTCTTTATCGATAACATCTTCCGATTCACTCAGGCAGGTTCTGAAGTATCTGCATTGTTAGGACGTATGCCTTCTGCGGTGGGTTACCAGCCTACATTGGCAACAGAGATGGGTGCCATGCAGGAAAGAATTACTTCGACTAAGAACGGTTCCATTACATCTGTACAAGCAGTATATGTACCTGCGGATGATTTGACTGACCCGGCTCCAGCGACTACTTTCGCTCACTTGGATGCTACTACGGTATTGTCAAGAAAGATTGCAGAGCTAGGAATTTATCCTGCGGTGGATCCTTTGGATTCTACTTCCAGAATTCTTTCCCCAGATATCTTGGGTGAAGAGCATTACGGATGTGCGCAGCGAGTGAAAGAGATTCTTCAGCGTTACAAAGAACTGCAGGATATCATTGCGATCTTGGGTATGGAAGAACTTTCTGAAGAGGATAAGCAAGTGGTACACAGAGCTAGACGTGTACAGCGTTTCCTTTCACAGCCATTCCACGTAGCTGAACAGTTTACAGGGCTGAAAGGTGTGTTGGTAGATATCAAAGACACCATTAAAGGCTTCAACATGATCATGGACGGTGAGTTGGATCACCTTCCCGAGGGAGCTTTCAACTTGGTAGGTAGCATAGAAGATGCGATCGCCAAGGGTGAGAAAATGTTGGCAGAAGTTAAATAA
- the atpC gene encoding ATP synthase F1 subunit epsilon, whose product MHLEIVTPDKKVFQGEVSEASFPGANGAFQVLKNHAPLVSALAKGTVSFTTPEGKQSMIVDGGVVEVKDNVIVLLAEKVVA is encoded by the coding sequence ATGCATTTAGAAATCGTCACACCGGACAAAAAAGTATTTCAGGGTGAAGTATCCGAGGCCAGTTTTCCTGGAGCCAATGGAGCATTTCAGGTGCTGAAAAATCACGCTCCTCTCGTTTCGGCTTTGGCAAAGGGAACTGTTTCCTTTACCACTCCTGAAGGAAAGCAATCCATGATCGTGGATGGCGGAGTAGTGGAAGTAAAAGATAATGTGATTGTATTGCTAGCAGAGAAAGTAGTCGCGTAA